From Marinomonas maritima:
AAGTTGGCGAAGGCGATTAAATACTTGAATATCAAGTACCTGACCAAGTAAATACGCCAAAAGACTGGCTATCGCAATTCGTCCTACAAACCCATTGAATGAGGACAAGGTCTCAATTCCCTGAAACGCCCCTTGAGCGAACAAAACAGACAAAACGTACGATACGATTAGTGAGGGGATCATCACTAAAAAAATGATTTTACGTGCTAATGACGCACCGAAAATCCGTACTGTTAAGTCGGTTGCTAAAAAGATAAAAGGGAAGGTAAACGCACCCCAAGTGGTATGGAACCCTAGAATAGTAAAGGGGATTTGTACTAAGTAATTGCTCGAAGCAATAATTAGCAGGTGAAACATCGCAAGATAAAGCAAAGCTTTAGCTTGTTGCTCTGTAGTGAACGTACTCATATTGTGGCCTTTTTCGTTTGATTGGGGTGAGGGAACCCAAATATAGGTGTTCGATTGTTGAAACGAACCGTCTGTTTTGATTAATTTTTTACTCCGTATTCGACCAGTTGACCAAATACGGAGCGGAATTATACATTAAATATCTGGTTAAAAAAGAGTCATATAGAAAAAACACGAATAGTCATGAGCAATAACAGAAAGCATTCATCGCCCTCACGCTATTAAGGTTTTAATCTGAGAGGATAACCTATGCGTGAAATGCAATTATGATAAAACCACCCGAACAGAATAATAATCAAACACCCAGACAAAACTGGCGTGAATAAAAAATCCCACGATACGTTGAGCGACAGTACTAAGATTGGGTTCGCCCCCGCTGGAGGGTGCAGAGTATTTGTTAGCATCATCAAAGAAACGCCTAACCCAACGCTGATGGCGATGCTTATGGGCGTCACTTCCCAATAATACAAAGTGATTAGGCCAATGGCCGTTGTCAGTAGGTGTCCTCCGAGGATATTTTTAGGTTGCGCTAATGGGCTTTTGGGTAATGCAAACAGAATAACCATGGTTGCGCCAAAAGGCGCCATGATTCCAAGGTATGAAGGCGCTATTTGTGCGCCTTGTGCCATGATAAAAATGCAGACTGTCGCCCCCATGCCCGCCAAAAAAACAGTAAAAATCCGAGAGCGATAAAGTGCAGTAAACCGATGTAATCGCATGACTAAGTCCTTTATTTGAGTGGGCTATGAGGTATACCGATCTGTCTCTATTATGGTAGACAACTCTGTATACCTGTGTCAATATTCTTTTAAAGCAAGAGGGGGAAAGTAATGTCTAAACCTGATTTATTGATACATACGGCGTTTAAACTTTTTTACGAGCATGGCATTCATGCTGTGGGCGTCAATGCCATTTTGGCGGAAACAGGGGTGGCAAAAAAAACGCTCTATCGTCACTTTGGCAGCAAAGATGCTTTGGTCGAAGCGGTGCTTATTTATAGAGATCAGGTCTTTATGGATTGGCTTATATCAAGAATGATGGCAGCAGGAGAGGGTAAATCGGCGATTTTGGCGTTATTTGATGCTCTTGATGATTGGTTTCATGACAGGGTGGATGTTTTGTTGCCTTTTAAAGGCTGCTTTTTTGTGAAGGCAAATGGTGCGTTTTCGAATCATGCCGTGAATGATTTGTGCCAAAAGCATAAACAGAATATTACGTCTTTTATTCAAGCTAATCTGGTTGGTTGTTCGTCTATGTTGGCGCCATCGGATTTGGCCCAAAGTATCAGCGTATTAAAAGAAGGGGCTATTTCACAAGCCTATGTTGCGGGTGACCTAGAAGCGGCTAAGAGAGCAAAAGCCATGGCT
This genomic window contains:
- a CDS encoding 7-cyano-7-deazaguanine/7-aminomethyl-7-deazaguanine transporter — protein: MSTFTTEQQAKALLYLAMFHLLIIASSNYLVQIPFTILGFHTTWGAFTFPFIFLATDLTVRIFGASLARKIIFLVMIPSLIVSYVLSVLFAQGAFQGIETLSSFNGFVGRIAIASLLAYLLGQVLDIQVFNRLRQLKKWWIAPAASTLFGNGLDTLAFFGIAFYQSPDPFMAQHWQEIALADFAFKLIVSLGLFIPMYGILLNYLEKRITTIKPDFTLASAKQ
- a CDS encoding HPP family protein, which encodes MRLHRFTALYRSRIFTVFLAGMGATVCIFIMAQGAQIAPSYLGIMAPFGATMVILFALPKSPLAQPKNILGGHLLTTAIGLITLYYWEVTPISIAISVGLGVSLMMLTNTLHPPAGANPILVLSLNVSWDFLFTPVLSGCLIIILFGWFYHNCISRIGYPLRLKP
- a CDS encoding TetR/AcrR family transcriptional regulator, whose translation is MSKPDLLIHTAFKLFYEHGIHAVGVNAILAETGVAKKTLYRHFGSKDALVEAVLIYRDQVFMDWLISRMMAAGEGKSAILALFDALDDWFHDRVDVLLPFKGCFFVKANGAFSNHAVNDLCQKHKQNITSFIQANLVGCSSMLAPSDLAQSISVLKEGAISQAYVAGDLEAAKRAKAMAVALLG